From one Catenuloplanes nepalensis genomic stretch:
- a CDS encoding oxygenase MpaB family protein, giving the protein MPVEAQAPRRGSVVWRYFGDARNMLLGPPLLVLQVAHPVVGAGVLQHSNYKQEPWQRLIRTYLSLSTMIYGGQRGAERETARLRRLHETIKGVDDQGRRYHALNPEAYLWVHATLVQGGVDAHRVFGRPLTDAQITEYYADMRQVGLLLGLREHHLPADWASFRAYYDERVLNRLENNQAVWDVIDSVRNLKKPLPVIPDLLWRPFGSAAGRLAHLVTVGALPDVMRDRLGLTWSSDQERRLRRFARLVRITMSLVIPPLRIAGGITAARITMALADRRERQARKNQPNRPGPSPANALTD; this is encoded by the coding sequence ATGCCGGTGGAAGCCCAAGCGCCGCGGCGCGGGTCGGTGGTCTGGCGGTACTTCGGCGACGCCCGCAACATGCTGCTCGGCCCGCCGCTACTGGTGCTGCAGGTGGCGCACCCGGTGGTCGGCGCCGGCGTGCTGCAGCACTCGAACTACAAGCAGGAGCCGTGGCAGCGCCTGATCCGCACCTACCTGTCGCTCTCCACAATGATCTACGGCGGCCAGCGCGGCGCCGAGCGTGAGACCGCACGCCTGCGCCGGTTGCACGAGACGATCAAAGGCGTCGACGACCAGGGCCGCCGCTACCATGCGCTGAACCCCGAGGCCTACCTGTGGGTGCACGCCACGCTGGTCCAGGGCGGCGTGGACGCGCACCGCGTCTTCGGCCGCCCGCTCACCGACGCCCAGATCACCGAGTACTACGCGGACATGCGCCAGGTCGGCCTGCTCCTCGGCCTCCGCGAGCACCACCTGCCCGCGGACTGGGCGAGCTTCCGCGCCTACTACGACGAACGCGTCCTCAACCGCCTGGAGAACAACCAAGCGGTCTGGGACGTGATCGACAGCGTCCGGAACCTGAAGAAGCCGCTCCCCGTCATCCCGGACCTGCTCTGGCGACCGTTCGGATCCGCCGCCGGCCGCCTGGCCCACCTCGTGACGGTCGGCGCGCTCCCCGACGTGATGCGCGATCGCCTCGGCCTCACCTGGTCCTCCGATCAGGAGCGACGCCTACGCCGCTTCGCCCGCCTGGTCCGCATCACGATGTCCCTGGTCATCCCCCCACTCCGGATAGCCGGCGGCATCACCGCCGCCCGGATCACGATGGCCCTCGCCGACCGCCGCGAACGCCAGGCCCGCAAGAACCAGCCGAACCGCCCTGGCCCATCCCCCGCGAACGCCCTCACCGACTGA
- a CDS encoding AMP-dependent synthetase/ligase — MPSAAPDRNDLSASADRAARCAEAARGLTVPLLLHRNATEFGDLPALTALGADETLTWSALRDRVAHTARGLSVLGLGAGDRMLINMSSRPEHWILDLAAVHLGAIPSTVYATLSPDQLRYLAEHSGAEVVVLEGDAELARWAPILAEVPTIRHVVTVSGQASADGRVVTLAELAATGAAAHRADPGAFEKRWREVPPEAPVTMLYTSGTTGDPKGVVLTHHNVVYQCVLIEDTVSTPDHARSLAYLPLAHIAERMLGIYYPLYRAGHVTICPDQKQLLAALIAVRPISFFGVPRVWEKMVAGVQAQISAADERVRAAFDAASTAALEGYRLRAAGSLVPPALAARIAALDEAVLRPLRTKLGLDELVWAGSGAAPIPVSTLLYLAGLGIDVFEVWGMTETTGTCTINTPAAFRTGSVGRVNPGMELRVVEDGEILVRGPLVCSGYLTAGGDVEPITDAGGWLATGDVGVLDDDGYLTITDRKKELIINSGGKNISPAQIESLLRAHPLIGQAVAIGDRRPFVTALIVLDEEIAPMWARGKGLPDTSIAALATDPLLHAQITAAVDAANAKLSRPEQVKAFRIMPAPWTPESGELTPTLKLRRRIVTDRHAAAIDALYDTPSTP, encoded by the coding sequence ATGCCCTCTGCTGCCCCTGACCGCAATGACCTCTCCGCTTCCGCCGATCGCGCCGCACGCTGTGCCGAGGCCGCACGCGGGCTGACCGTTCCGCTGCTGCTGCACCGCAACGCCACCGAGTTCGGCGACCTGCCCGCGCTGACCGCCCTCGGCGCGGACGAGACGCTCACCTGGTCGGCGCTGCGGGACAGGGTCGCCCACACGGCCCGCGGTCTCTCCGTGCTCGGCCTCGGCGCCGGCGACCGCATGCTGATCAACATGTCGAGCCGGCCCGAGCACTGGATCCTCGACTTGGCCGCCGTTCACCTCGGCGCGATCCCGTCCACGGTCTACGCCACGCTCAGCCCCGACCAGCTGCGCTATCTCGCCGAGCACAGCGGTGCGGAGGTCGTGGTGCTGGAGGGCGACGCCGAGCTGGCCCGCTGGGCACCGATCCTGGCCGAGGTGCCCACGATCCGGCACGTGGTCACGGTCTCCGGCCAGGCCTCCGCGGACGGGCGCGTGGTGACGCTCGCGGAGCTGGCGGCCACCGGTGCGGCCGCGCACCGGGCCGACCCGGGCGCGTTCGAGAAACGCTGGCGCGAGGTGCCGCCCGAGGCGCCGGTGACCATGCTCTACACGTCCGGCACCACCGGCGACCCGAAGGGCGTCGTGCTCACCCATCACAACGTGGTCTACCAGTGCGTGCTCATCGAGGACACGGTGAGCACGCCCGACCACGCGAGATCCCTGGCCTACCTGCCGCTGGCCCACATCGCGGAGCGGATGCTCGGCATCTACTACCCGCTTTACCGGGCCGGCCACGTGACCATCTGCCCCGACCAGAAGCAGCTGCTCGCCGCGCTGATCGCGGTCCGGCCGATCTCGTTCTTCGGCGTCCCCCGCGTCTGGGAGAAGATGGTGGCCGGCGTGCAGGCGCAGATCTCCGCGGCCGACGAGCGGGTCCGCGCAGCCTTCGACGCGGCCAGCACCGCCGCGCTGGAGGGTTACCGGCTGCGCGCCGCAGGCTCGCTGGTCCCGCCGGCGCTGGCCGCCCGGATCGCCGCGCTCGACGAGGCCGTGCTGCGCCCGCTGCGCACCAAGCTCGGGCTCGACGAGCTGGTCTGGGCGGGCAGCGGCGCCGCGCCGATCCCGGTGTCCACGCTGCTCTACCTGGCCGGCCTCGGCATCGACGTGTTCGAGGTGTGGGGCATGACCGAGACCACCGGCACGTGCACGATCAACACGCCCGCCGCCTTCCGCACCGGCAGCGTCGGCCGAGTCAACCCGGGCATGGAGCTGCGCGTCGTGGAGGACGGCGAGATCCTGGTCCGCGGTCCGCTGGTCTGCTCCGGCTACCTCACGGCGGGCGGCGACGTCGAGCCGATCACGGACGCGGGCGGCTGGCTGGCCACCGGTGACGTCGGTGTGCTGGACGACGACGGATACCTCACGATCACCGACCGCAAGAAGGAGCTGATCATCAACTCCGGTGGGAAGAACATCTCACCGGCCCAGATCGAGTCACTGCTGCGCGCTCACCCGTTGATCGGCCAGGCCGTGGCGATCGGCGACCGCCGGCCGTTCGTGACGGCGCTCATCGTTCTCGACGAGGAGATCGCCCCGATGTGGGCCCGCGGCAAGGGCCTCCCGGACACCTCGATCGCCGCGCTCGCCACCGACCCGCTGCTGCACGCCCAGATCACCGCCGCGGTCGACGCGGCCAACGCCAAGCTCTCCCGCCCCGAGCAGGTCAAGGCGTTCCGCATCATGCCCGCCCCCTGGACCCCCGAGTCCGGCGAGCTCACCCCCACCCTAAAACTCCGCCGCCGCATCGTCACCGACCGCCACGCCGCTGCCATCGACGCCCTCTACGACACCCCGTCCACCCCCTGA
- a CDS encoding TetR/AcrR family transcriptional regulator, whose amino-acid sequence MHSAETIEPPRRRPKDRKDQIAMVAAELFCARGYHGVGIDEIAAAVGISGPAVYRHFRGKYAILVYATRRLIERVLAAVDADDADPAARLDALLTALARVAVEGRRVGGLYQWEWRYLEPAHVAEFTEQLGTLSRRFVVPLRAVRNDLDLPAASALVRAMLSVFGSLSTHRGAIARGRAEQTLHRVALAVLHGEPPVPRKPGRKPTPDQDPAGVRPGVRRELILAEAITLFHRHGYHAVGIDDIAYRVGINASSVYRVFPGKADILAAAFYRASERVAEATAVALDGAADAPDALRRMAESYVELTFERSDLVSVYLAENSNLPGGDRHELRKVQRLHVEEWVRLLTEVRPELPVPEARVLVHAALNVVTDLSRWVRFDRRTGMDAHLVRLSMLIMTG is encoded by the coding sequence GTGCACAGCGCAGAGACGATCGAGCCGCCCCGGCGGCGGCCGAAGGACCGCAAGGACCAGATAGCCATGGTCGCGGCCGAGCTGTTCTGCGCGCGCGGTTACCACGGCGTCGGCATCGACGAGATCGCGGCCGCGGTCGGCATCAGCGGCCCCGCGGTCTACCGGCACTTCCGCGGGAAGTACGCGATCCTCGTCTACGCCACCCGGCGGCTGATCGAGCGGGTGCTGGCCGCGGTGGACGCGGACGACGCCGACCCGGCCGCGCGGCTGGACGCGCTGCTCACGGCGCTGGCGCGGGTCGCGGTCGAGGGACGCAGGGTCGGCGGCCTCTATCAGTGGGAGTGGCGCTACCTGGAGCCGGCGCACGTCGCCGAGTTCACCGAGCAGCTCGGGACGCTGTCCCGCCGCTTCGTCGTACCGCTGCGGGCCGTTAGAAATGATCTTGATCTTCCGGCCGCGTCCGCGCTGGTCCGGGCGATGCTCAGCGTCTTCGGCAGCCTCTCCACGCACCGCGGTGCGATCGCGCGCGGCCGGGCCGAGCAGACGCTGCACCGGGTCGCACTCGCGGTGCTGCACGGCGAACCCCCGGTGCCCCGCAAACCGGGCAGGAAGCCCACACCAGATCAAGACCCCGCGGGGGTACGGCCGGGAGTGCGCCGCGAGCTGATCCTGGCGGAGGCGATCACGCTGTTCCACCGGCACGGCTATCACGCGGTCGGGATCGACGACATCGCGTACCGGGTGGGGATCAACGCGTCCAGCGTCTACCGGGTGTTCCCCGGCAAGGCGGACATCCTGGCCGCCGCGTTCTACCGCGCGTCGGAGCGGGTGGCCGAGGCGACCGCGGTCGCGCTGGACGGCGCCGCGGACGCGCCCGACGCGCTGCGCCGGATGGCCGAGTCCTACGTGGAGCTGACGTTCGAGCGCAGCGACCTGGTCTCTGTCTACCTCGCGGAGAACAGCAACCTGCCCGGCGGCGACCGCCACGAGCTGCGCAAGGTGCAGCGGCTGCACGTGGAGGAGTGGGTGCGGCTGCTGACCGAGGTGCGACCGGAGCTGCCGGTGCCGGAGGCGCGGGTGCTGGTGCACGCGGCGCTGAACGTGGTGACCGATCTGAGCCGATGGGTCCGGTTCGATCGGCGCACCGGCATGGACGCGCACCTGGTCCGGCTCTCGATGCTGATTATGACCGGGTGA
- a CDS encoding acetyl-CoA C-acetyltransferase: MTEAFIYDAVRTPRGRGKRNGALHGVKPISLVVGLIDELRHRFPGVDPERIDDVVLGIVSPLGDQGSDLAKTAALAAGLPPSVAGVQVNRFCGSGLEAVNIAAQKVRSGWEELVLAGGVESMSRVPMGSDGGAWALDPETNLLTDFVPQGISADLIATIDGYSREDVDRFALRSQQRAAQAWAEGRNDRSVVPVRDRNGLLVLDRDEHIRADSTLEGLGALQPSFAQIGEQGGFDAVALQKYHWVERIEHVHHAGNSSGIVDGAALVLVGSRAAGERAGMTPRARIVSAALSGADPTIMLTGPAPASRKALDRAGLTVDDLDLVEINEAFAAVVLHYIDDMKLDPEIVNVNGGAIAMGHPLGATGAMILGTLVDELERRGGRYGLVTLCIGGGMGIATVVERL; encoded by the coding sequence ATGACGGAGGCGTTCATCTACGACGCCGTGCGCACGCCGCGCGGCCGGGGAAAGAGAAACGGCGCGCTGCACGGCGTCAAGCCGATCTCGCTCGTCGTCGGCCTGATCGACGAGCTGCGCCACCGCTTCCCGGGCGTCGATCCGGAGCGCATCGACGACGTGGTGCTCGGCATCGTGTCCCCGCTCGGCGACCAGGGCTCCGACCTGGCCAAGACCGCTGCGCTCGCGGCCGGCCTGCCGCCGTCCGTGGCCGGCGTGCAGGTAAACCGGTTCTGCGGCTCCGGGCTGGAGGCGGTGAACATCGCGGCGCAGAAGGTCCGTTCCGGCTGGGAGGAGCTGGTCCTGGCCGGCGGCGTCGAGTCGATGTCCCGGGTGCCGATGGGCTCCGACGGCGGTGCATGGGCGCTCGACCCGGAGACGAACCTGCTGACCGACTTCGTCCCGCAGGGCATCAGCGCCGACCTGATCGCCACGATCGACGGTTACTCGCGCGAGGACGTCGACCGGTTCGCGCTGCGCTCGCAGCAGCGGGCCGCCCAGGCGTGGGCCGAGGGCCGCAACGACCGCAGCGTCGTGCCGGTGCGCGACCGCAACGGCCTGCTCGTCCTGGACCGCGACGAGCACATCCGCGCCGACTCCACGCTGGAAGGTCTGGGCGCGCTCCAGCCGTCGTTCGCGCAGATCGGCGAGCAGGGCGGGTTCGACGCGGTGGCGCTGCAGAAATACCACTGGGTCGAGCGCATCGAGCACGTGCACCACGCCGGCAACTCCTCCGGCATCGTGGACGGCGCCGCGCTGGTGCTGGTCGGGTCGCGGGCCGCGGGCGAGCGGGCGGGCATGACCCCGAGGGCGCGCATCGTCTCCGCCGCGCTCAGCGGCGCCGACCCGACCATCATGCTGACCGGCCCGGCGCCGGCCTCCCGGAAGGCGCTCGACCGGGCCGGCCTGACCGTCGACGACCTCGACCTGGTCGAGATCAACGAGGCGTTCGCGGCCGTGGTCCTGCACTACATCGACGACATGAAGCTCGACCCGGAGATCGTCAACGTCAACGGCGGGGCGATCGCCATGGGCCACCCACTCGGCGCGACCGGCGCGATGATCCTCGGCACGCTCGTCGACGAGCTGGAGCGGCGCGGTGGGCGGTATGGCCTGGTGACGCTCTGCATCGGCGGCGGCATGGGCATCGCCACGGTCGTCGAGCGGCTCTGA
- a CDS encoding 3-hydroxyacyl-CoA dehydrogenase NAD-binding domain-containing protein, which produces MIRWDREDDGIVVLTLDDPDRAANTMTAAYVRGMEETVTRLEAEREQITGVVFVSAKKSFFAGGDLDSLRTPGPDQGAASFAQAATVKAQFRRLETLGRPVVAALNGSALGGGLELALACHHRIAVDDPRLEVGFPEVTLGLLPGAGGVVRTVRMLGLVTALTQVLLRGRRHRATAARDLGLISALVPSADDLLPAAREWIRANPGATQPWDVKGFKIPGGTPSTPALATMLPAFPANLRRELKNAPYPAPRNILAAAVEGAQVDIDTAFTIENRYFVELVTGQISKNMIQAFFFDLNAANARDVGDVPPIGKVGVLGAGMMGAAIAYVCARAGLDVVLKDVSLEAAHRGLGYSQRLVAEAVQRNRLTEAAGTELLSRISPADDPAALSGADVVIEAVFEDTALKHKVFAEVEELVAPDALLCSNTSTLPITMLAEGVRRQADFVGLHFFSPVDRMPLVEVIRGARTSDETVRRALAVVRRLRKTPIVVNDSRGFFTSRVIGTFTNEAVAMLAEGVPAPSIEQASSQAGYPAPVLQLMDELTLTLPQKIRRESAAAAGDAWTPHPADAVIDHLIDAGRPGRSGGAGFYDYENGKRTHLWPGLASYAKPGVTIPFEDLKERMLFIEAIESIKCLDEGVLTSVPDANVGSILGIGYPGWTGGVLQFINQYQGGLPGFVTRARELAERYGDRFTPPRLLLEKAERGERFA; this is translated from the coding sequence ATGATCCGCTGGGACCGCGAGGACGACGGCATCGTCGTGCTCACGCTGGACGACCCGGACCGCGCCGCCAACACCATGACCGCCGCCTACGTGCGCGGCATGGAGGAGACCGTCACCCGGCTGGAGGCGGAGCGCGAGCAGATCACCGGCGTGGTCTTCGTGTCCGCGAAGAAGTCGTTCTTCGCCGGCGGCGACCTCGACTCGCTCCGCACACCCGGGCCGGATCAGGGCGCCGCGTCGTTCGCCCAGGCCGCGACCGTGAAGGCACAGTTCCGCCGGCTGGAGACGCTGGGCCGGCCGGTGGTCGCCGCACTCAACGGCTCCGCGCTCGGCGGTGGCCTGGAGCTGGCGCTGGCCTGCCACCACCGCATCGCGGTCGACGACCCGAGGCTGGAGGTCGGCTTCCCCGAGGTGACGCTCGGCCTGCTGCCCGGCGCCGGTGGCGTGGTCCGCACGGTCCGCATGCTCGGCCTGGTCACCGCGCTCACCCAGGTGCTGCTGCGCGGCCGGCGGCACCGCGCCACCGCGGCCCGCGACCTCGGCCTGATCTCCGCGCTCGTGCCGTCCGCCGACGACCTGCTGCCGGCCGCCCGCGAGTGGATCCGTGCCAACCCCGGCGCCACCCAGCCGTGGGACGTCAAGGGCTTCAAGATCCCGGGCGGCACGCCGTCGACGCCCGCGCTGGCGACGATGCTGCCCGCGTTCCCGGCCAATCTGCGCAGGGAGCTGAAGAACGCGCCCTACCCCGCGCCGCGCAACATCCTCGCCGCCGCGGTCGAGGGCGCCCAGGTCGACATCGACACCGCGTTCACCATCGAGAATCGTTACTTCGTGGAGCTGGTCACCGGCCAGATCTCGAAGAACATGATCCAGGCGTTCTTCTTCGACCTGAACGCGGCGAACGCGCGCGACGTCGGCGACGTGCCGCCGATCGGCAAGGTCGGCGTGCTCGGCGCCGGCATGATGGGCGCCGCGATCGCCTACGTCTGTGCCAGGGCCGGGCTCGACGTGGTGCTCAAGGACGTGTCGCTGGAGGCCGCGCACCGGGGCCTCGGCTACTCGCAGCGCCTGGTCGCCGAGGCCGTGCAGCGCAACCGGCTCACCGAGGCCGCCGGCACCGAGCTGCTCTCCCGCATCTCCCCCGCCGACGACCCGGCCGCGCTGTCCGGCGCCGACGTGGTGATCGAGGCGGTCTTCGAGGACACGGCGCTCAAGCACAAGGTCTTCGCCGAGGTCGAGGAGCTGGTCGCGCCGGACGCGCTGCTCTGCTCGAACACGTCCACGCTGCCGATCACCATGCTGGCCGAGGGCGTGCGCCGCCAGGCCGACTTCGTCGGGCTGCACTTCTTCTCCCCGGTCGACAGGATGCCGCTGGTCGAGGTGATCCGCGGCGCGCGCACCAGCGACGAGACCGTGCGGCGCGCACTCGCGGTCGTCCGCCGGCTGCGCAAGACGCCGATCGTGGTCAACGACAGCCGCGGGTTCTTCACCAGCCGGGTGATCGGCACGTTCACCAACGAGGCCGTCGCCATGCTCGCCGAGGGCGTGCCCGCACCGTCGATCGAGCAGGCCAGCAGCCAGGCCGGCTACCCCGCGCCGGTGCTGCAGCTGATGGACGAGCTGACGCTCACGCTGCCACAGAAGATCCGCAGGGAGTCCGCTGCCGCCGCCGGCGACGCCTGGACCCCGCACCCCGCCGACGCCGTCATCGACCACCTGATCGACGCCGGCCGCCCCGGCCGCTCCGGCGGCGCCGGCTTCTACGACTACGAGAACGGCAAGCGCACCCACCTCTGGCCCGGCCTCGCGTCCTATGCGAAGCCCGGCGTCACGATCCCGTTCGAGGACCTCAAGGAACGCATGCTCTTCATCGAGGCGATCGAGTCGATCAAGTGCCTGGACGAGGGCGTGCTCACCTCGGTCCCGGACGCCAACGTCGGCTCGATCCTCGGCATCGGCTACCCCGGCTGGACCGGCGGCGTCCTGCAGTTCATCAACCAGTACCAGGGCGGCCTGCCCGGCTTCGTCACCCGCGCCCGCGAACTGGCCGAGCGTTACGGCGACCGTTTCACCCCGCCGCGCCTGCTGCTGGAGAAGGCGGAGCGGGGCGAGCGCTTCGCGTGA
- a CDS encoding SitI3 family protein, translating into MGIEYRLTLAGDIPSEALAARAMPERADRPAGIPGGPPALLGAALYESHGFYLTIVPTDRASVAAVDDDDELRMWDIGRNSMVSFDMDKFDSDEDTARAIVAMLSTVRRVLESGTEDAALTLNGDWLLLNRIDGVVRRFNRTRWWAHHDVDDLIEG; encoded by the coding sequence ATGGGCATCGAGTATCGGCTGACCCTCGCCGGCGACATTCCGTCCGAGGCACTGGCTGCACGGGCGATGCCGGAACGGGCGGACCGCCCGGCCGGCATTCCGGGCGGCCCTCCGGCGCTGCTGGGGGCCGCACTGTACGAAAGCCACGGCTTCTATCTCACGATCGTGCCGACGGACAGGGCGTCGGTGGCGGCCGTGGACGACGACGATGAACTTCGGATGTGGGACATCGGGCGGAATTCCATGGTCAGCTTCGACATGGACAAGTTCGACAGCGACGAGGACACCGCACGTGCGATCGTCGCCATGCTGTCCACGGTGCGCCGGGTCCTGGAGAGCGGGACCGAGGACGCCGCGCTCACGCTGAACGGCGACTGGCTGTTGCTCAACCGGATCGACGGCGTCGTGCGGAGGTTCAACCGGACCAGGTGGTGGGCGCATCACGACGTCGACGACCTTATCGAGGGGTGA
- a CDS encoding PadR family transcriptional regulator produces the protein MARRKVGNLLALGVLAMLAPGTPMHPYQLATVLKRTGKERDMAIKWGSFYTVIGSLERHGLIAATGTDREGRRPERTTYAITDEGRAELNDWLRQLLSTPARDASRFEAALSVAGVLHPDDVEGLLSTRLTGLAREIESLRADLDAPGVPRIFLIETEYALAMREAETTWVSALREQLAEGTLPGLAEWRAFHESGTDPEGWAELLEQ, from the coding sequence ATGGCGCGACGCAAGGTCGGCAATCTCCTGGCGCTCGGCGTGCTCGCGATGCTGGCGCCCGGCACGCCCATGCACCCCTACCAGCTCGCGACCGTGCTGAAGCGCACGGGCAAGGAGCGGGACATGGCGATCAAGTGGGGGTCGTTCTACACCGTGATCGGGAGCTTGGAGAGGCACGGGCTGATCGCGGCGACCGGCACGGACCGGGAGGGGCGGCGGCCGGAGCGCACCACCTACGCGATCACCGATGAGGGGCGCGCGGAGCTGAACGACTGGCTGCGGCAGCTGCTGAGCACACCGGCCCGGGACGCGAGCCGGTTCGAGGCGGCCCTGTCGGTGGCCGGTGTGCTGCATCCGGACGACGTCGAAGGCCTGCTGAGCACGCGCCTGACCGGCCTGGCTCGGGAGATCGAGAGCCTCCGGGCCGATCTGGACGCGCCCGGCGTACCCCGGATCTTTCTGATCGAGACCGAGTACGCGCTCGCGATGCGCGAGGCGGAGACCACCTGGGTGAGCGCGCTCCGAGAGCAGCTCGCCGAGGGGACGCTGCCCGGCCTGGCCGAGTGGCGCGCGTTCCACGAGTCCGGCACCGACCCCGAAGGGTGGGCCGAGCTGCTGGAGCAATGA
- a CDS encoding class I SAM-dependent methyltransferase: MTKSKLSPEMEGSAARRYARIRGTESQLAMWRADAERLAAQGGGILEIAPGPGYLTVELAKRGAQVSALDISHTFAAMVRERAEAESLTVDARQGDAAAMPFADESFDLIICQAAFKNFLRPVEALDEMHRVLRPGGVALIEDLDPRATRAKIAAEVAGMRLDKGNALFTRIVLGWLRRRAHTPEQLTAKAGKSRFTNIHIERYGTIGLRLTLKKETA, translated from the coding sequence ATGACCAAGAGCAAGCTGAGCCCGGAGATGGAGGGTTCGGCGGCACGCCGCTACGCCCGGATCCGAGGCACCGAGAGCCAACTCGCCATGTGGCGCGCGGACGCCGAGAGACTGGCCGCGCAGGGAGGGGGCATCCTCGAGATCGCGCCCGGTCCCGGCTACCTGACGGTGGAGCTGGCGAAGCGCGGCGCGCAGGTCTCCGCGCTGGACATCAGCCACACGTTCGCCGCGATGGTGCGGGAGCGGGCCGAGGCCGAGAGTCTGACCGTGGACGCGCGGCAGGGGGACGCGGCCGCGATGCCGTTCGCGGACGAGTCCTTCGACCTGATCATCTGCCAGGCCGCGTTCAAGAACTTCCTCCGCCCGGTCGAGGCACTGGACGAGATGCACCGCGTGCTCCGGCCCGGCGGCGTGGCACTGATCGAGGACCTGGACCCGCGTGCCACCCGTGCGAAGATCGCGGCCGAGGTGGCGGGCATGCGCCTCGACAAGGGCAACGCGCTGTTCACCCGGATCGTGCTGGGCTGGCTGCGCCGCCGGGCGCACACGCCGGAGCAGCTGACGGCGAAGGCCGGGAAGAGCCGGTTCACGAACATCCACATCGAGCGGTACGGCACGATCGGGCTGCGGCTCACCCTGAAGAAGGAAACGGCGTAA
- a CDS encoding glycoside hydrolase family 19 protein, whose protein sequence is MKLRVVATVLAIAGAGTAAAILPMTMASAAECASPYSASAVYWGGNSASFGGHNWTAKWWTQGEQPSTAGTGVWEDKGSCGSGGSGGSGVAACDHPAWVAGKAYVTGNIVKYTDGKFYIAEHDNPGYDPIISTWFWEPYNCSGGTVPTPPAPTGGTTNPSGFVVSEAQFQQMFPSRNQFYTYSGLVQALSAYPAFAGTGSDTVRKQEAAAFLANINHETGGLVHIVEQNTANYPHYCDVSQPYGCPAGQAAYYGRGPIQLSWNFNYKAAGDALGIDLLRNPNLVQNDAAVAWKTGIWYWMTQTGPGTVTGHNAMVNGPGFGESIRSINGAIECNGGNPAQVQSRIASYQKFAGILGVTPGANLSC, encoded by the coding sequence GTGAAGCTTCGAGTCGTCGCTACGGTGCTGGCGATCGCGGGGGCGGGTACCGCCGCCGCGATCCTGCCGATGACCATGGCCTCGGCGGCCGAGTGCGCCAGCCCGTACAGCGCGTCCGCGGTGTACTGGGGCGGCAACTCGGCGTCGTTCGGCGGTCACAACTGGACGGCCAAGTGGTGGACGCAGGGTGAGCAGCCGAGCACGGCCGGGACCGGGGTGTGGGAGGACAAGGGGTCGTGCGGTTCCGGCGGTTCCGGTGGCTCTGGCGTTGCCGCTTGTGATCACCCGGCGTGGGTGGCCGGTAAGGCCTATGTGACCGGGAACATTGTGAAATATACGGACGGCAAGTTCTACATAGCCGAGCACGACAACCCTGGGTACGACCCGATCATCAGCACCTGGTTCTGGGAGCCGTACAACTGCTCGGGCGGCACCGTCCCCACGCCGCCGGCGCCTACCGGCGGGACGACCAACCCGTCCGGGTTCGTGGTCTCCGAGGCGCAGTTCCAGCAGATGTTCCCGTCGCGGAACCAGTTCTACACGTACTCCGGGCTGGTCCAGGCGCTCTCCGCGTACCCGGCGTTCGCCGGCACCGGCAGCGACACTGTGCGCAAGCAGGAGGCCGCCGCGTTCCTCGCCAACATCAACCACGAGACCGGCGGGCTCGTGCACATCGTCGAGCAGAACACGGCGAACTATCCGCACTACTGCGACGTCAGCCAGCCGTACGGGTGCCCGGCCGGCCAGGCCGCGTACTACGGCCGCGGGCCGATCCAGCTGAGCTGGAACTTCAACTACAAGGCCGCGGGTGACGCGCTCGGCATCGACCTGCTGCGCAACCCGAACCTGGTGCAGAACGACGCGGCCGTCGCCTGGAAGACCGGCATCTGGTACTGGATGACGCAGACCGGCCCCGGCACGGTGACCGGCCACAACGCGATGGTCAACGGCCCCGGCTTCGGCGAGTCGATCCGCAGCATCAACGGCGCGATCGAGTGCAACGGCGGCAACCCGGCGCAGGTGCAGAGCCGGATCGCGTCGTACCAGAAGTTCGCCGGGATCCTCGGTGTGACGCCGGGCGCGAACCTCAGCTGCTGA